In Lucilia cuprina isolate Lc7/37 unplaced genomic scaffold, ASM2204524v1 Scaffold_8333, whole genome shotgun sequence, the genomic stretch CCTCCCTGGCTAATACTTCGCACAGTTATAGTACACCAGCCTCGTTGACAACGACCTCTATGCCTTCACAGGTATTTGCATTGCCACAACTCTCAGCTAAAGGACCCATACCAATGCCCTCAAGTAATACCGCTAGTTCGGTGGGTTGTCTTATTATCGAGCCACAATTATTCGCCTCGGCTGATACatttaaaaaggaatttaatAATACATCATCTTCTGTCTATTCTTCCTCATCGACAGCACAAATAACTCCATCGGGTCTACAAATTTATCCGAATGTTAGTAATAACTCACAAACCATGGCAAATCGTTTGACATCACCACTTATTACAAAAATACGACGCGTACAACCATCACCACAATCTTCTgcaattaatttaagtttttccacTGCACCCTCAGCATCAGCCACATCAGCGACATCGGCTCTATCGTCTTACCCAACAAATGGCTATTCCTCTTTAACGAACAGTTTTATGCCCTCTTTAGGAAGTGCTACTACAATAACAGCTACAACAGCCACAAATGGCTTAGGTAGTGGTAGTACAACAGCAGGACCGCCGCCCATTAAGAAACTCAAATCCGCTGAGGTTGATATATCGGCCATATTACAGGCTAATCGTGATTTAGATGCCAATACTTTATTTTTCCTTAGTTTGGCTCGTTCGGTGCGTTCTATGCCCACGAAATTTCAATCTTTGGCTAAAATGCGTTGTATGCGTAT encodes the following:
- the LOC111678145 gene encoding mucin-5AC; translated protein: MLPNYTGNNTKTSTIGLTIPSANAVTASTGTSSTISGTIMLPVPSLPTVQLPPSLTAKPILASIPTSTNNITSTATNSSSSASLANTSHSYSTPASLTTTSMPSQVFALPQLSAKGPIPMPSSNTASSVGCLIIEPQLFASADTFKKEFNNTSSSVYSSSSTAQITPSGLQIYPNVSNNSQTMANRLTSPLITKIRRVQPSPQSSAINLSFSTAPSASATSATSALSSYPTNGYSSLTNSFMPSLGSATTITATTATNGLGSGSTTAGPPPIKKLKSAEVDISAILQANRDLDANTLFFLSLARSVRSMPTKFQSLAKMRCMRIVSDIEMELDSVSNEANGESNNLNNKYCTNDTDAPPTAGVINNVNETPLSEHFVYVMSPSRVESMIDLSSDDENPGNSGN